Sequence from the Nitrospirota bacterium genome:
CCTTTCTATACCCCCGCAATAAAACGAGGGTAAGCTATAACTTTCCTAAGAGGAGAATCTTTTTGCCAGTTAAGAGCTTTCTGAGACGCGGCTCTCCCCTCTTTTTTTTTATCCTGTAGTCTGATTCATTCATTAGAGTGTAACTAATCTCTCTGCCGAATCTCCTTTCTACCTCTGCTAAATTCTTGTCAAAGTCAGTAACATTACTGACTATAAATAAATCTATGGATGGTGCATCTTCGCCATCAGCATAAGGGCCGTAGATAAAAGCGGCTTTAATACCAGAGGTCCTCAAAACAGCCTTTAAGGCTCCTGGCAGGCCAAGGGATTTAGCTATTAAACCTTTTAGTTCAGGGAAAAGGGGAGAATCTCTGTAAACTTTAAAGTACCTGAGGTTGCCTTCTCTTTCACTCCTGACGAGCCCCATTGCTTCTAACTTTTCCAGCTCTCTTTGAACGCCAGAAGGATTTTTTCTCAAAAGCCTTGCTATTTCTCTTACGTAAAATTTCTCATCCGGGCTGTTAAATAGCAAAGATAAGATGGCTGCTCTTATTCCTGATGTAAGAAGTTTTTCTAACATAACCTCATCCTGAATTTAGTTATATACGATAATTTTTTGTTTGTCAAGAAAAAAATTAAAAAAAGGAACAAAAAGACTATTTTTGTAAACGATTTATTATTAGCCACGATTGTAGATGTTTTTAGAACAATTAGTTTGGAAGTTAGTATGGAAGTTTCATTCTGTGAGCAAATCGTCTCATCTCTTTATAGTCGCTATCCTTCGCACTCTGGATTCCATCGATTTTTATACCTTCGAGTATCTTTCTGCCCTCAGCGGTCTTATTCATCTCTATCAGGGTTTCTCTGATTTTGTTAACAATATTATGATCAACCCTCGGGTGGGCAATAAATGGATGCATTGGCAGGGGATCGGTCTCTGCCAGAATAATTAGTTTGTCCAGGATTTCGTTTTTCATAACACGGAGTGCCCTCCTGGTGGTTCCTCCTATGTCTGTGGTTCTGTTGAAGACCGATAAAATGACAGAGTCCATGGTTATCTGCCATTTCACAGTCATGTCCT
This genomic interval carries:
- a CDS encoding winged helix-turn-helix transcriptional regulator encodes the protein MLEKLLTSGIRAAILSLLFNSPDEKFYVREIARLLRKNPSGVQRELEKLEAMGLVRSEREGNLRYFKVYRDSPLFPELKGLIAKSLGLPGALKAVLRTSGIKAAFIYGPYADGEDAPSIDLFIVSNVTDFDKNLAEVERRFGREISYTLMNESDYRIKKKRGEPRLRKLLTGKKILLLGKL